From Nonlabens sp. Ci31, the proteins below share one genomic window:
- a CDS encoding membrane or secreted protein yields the protein MDLKLILISFVLLSLAFAGIAIKIWSKKDGKFAGTCASQNPYLNKNGDACGMCGKLPEEQDCKDDQVRT from the coding sequence ATGGATTTAAAACTTATACTTATATCATTTGTCCTTTTATCACTTGCCTTTGCGGGTATCGCTATAAAAATATGGAGCAAAAAGGACGGTAAATTTGCTGGAACTTGTGCCAGTCAGAATCCGTATCTTAATAAAAATGGTGATGCGTGTGGGATGTGTGGTAAATTACCTGAAGAACAAGATTGTAAAGACGATCAAGTAAGAACCTAA
- a CDS encoding glycosyltransferase encodes MEISVFFYALAGFAIINIAFNLFLSKVGFSIEPQPQGNLKEAISVIVCSKNEQENLKILVPKLLEQDHPNFEIILINDASHDDTIDVIEEFMAMDHRIKMVDVVSNESFWGNKKYALTLGIKKAVNDHLIFIDADCTPNSTAWLTIISKHLSKEKTIVLGYSGYKKVDDSLLNKLIRYETVLTAIQYFSYAMNGNPYMGVGRNLAYTATQFYEVNGFMNHMRVLGGDDDLFVNQAATSQNTTVSLNQDSFTSSQPKTDWSSWWKQKKRHINTAKHYKSSHKFLLALFYISQIGFIISAILGLLFGINWIIILAVILVRYVVFWVVLSKGFSRFRESDIIIILPFLELILIGIQLALFISNMVHRPKQWN; translated from the coding sequence ATGGAAATAAGTGTATTCTTCTATGCCTTGGCGGGCTTTGCCATTATCAATATTGCTTTTAATTTATTTTTATCAAAAGTCGGATTCAGTATAGAACCCCAACCGCAAGGCAATTTAAAAGAGGCTATTTCTGTAATTGTTTGTTCCAAAAACGAACAAGAAAATCTCAAAATATTAGTTCCTAAATTATTGGAACAAGACCATCCCAACTTTGAAATCATTTTAATAAATGACGCCAGCCATGATGATACTATAGATGTCATTGAGGAATTCATGGCAATGGACCATCGCATCAAAATGGTAGATGTAGTTAGTAACGAGAGTTTTTGGGGAAATAAGAAATACGCCCTAACTCTAGGGATTAAAAAAGCGGTAAACGATCACTTGATTTTTATAGATGCCGACTGTACTCCTAACAGTACTGCATGGCTGACTATTATTTCTAAACACCTTTCTAAAGAGAAAACGATCGTTCTGGGGTATAGCGGCTATAAAAAAGTTGACGATTCACTGCTCAACAAACTTATAAGATATGAAACTGTCCTAACAGCCATTCAGTATTTTAGTTATGCTATGAATGGCAATCCTTACATGGGCGTAGGTCGCAATCTAGCGTATACAGCGACACAGTTTTATGAAGTAAATGGCTTTATGAATCACATGAGAGTACTCGGTGGAGATGATGATTTATTTGTCAACCAAGCAGCCACCTCTCAAAACACGACAGTATCTTTAAATCAAGATTCCTTTACCAGCAGCCAGCCTAAAACGGACTGGTCTTCTTGGTGGAAACAGAAAAAAAGACATATCAATACAGCAAAGCATTATAAGAGCTCTCATAAGTTTTTGCTAGCTTTATTTTATATATCTCAAATAGGTTTTATCATTTCAGCGATTTTAGGCCTTCTTTTTGGTATCAATTGGATCATTATATTAGCGGTTATTCTTGTGAGATATGTTGTTTTTTGGGTTGTTTTAAGCAAGGGCTTTTCTCGCTTTCGCGAAAGCGATATCATCATTATACTTCCCTTTTTAGAATTAATTTTAATAGGAATTCAACTCGCACTATTTATTTCTAACATGGTGCATCGACCAAAACAATGGAACTAG
- the murB gene encoding UDP-N-acetylmuramate dehydrogenase produces MEIKHHFPLKEHNTFGISAFAKAYTAPASLHELKEALGYYHDQDVFLLGGGSNMLLINDVQKPVIHVLLKGIEVTETIENEVYVKVMAGEDWHDFVLYCMEKNFAGIENLSLIPGNVGTSPIQNIGAYGVELKDTFDSCTIIDIKTLEEKTLSLADCKFGYRDSVFKNEAAGKYVITSVIFKLTDLNKTDNYDFKTSYGALQEELKRLDGDLSIQKVSQAVIHIRSSKLPDPKILGNSGSFFKNPVIKRAEYEDLIRMHPEMPSYQVDEEHVKVPAGWLIDQSGFKGKRYGDAGIHDKQALVLVNHGNATGKEILEVAHKVQKAVHDRYGIKIDTEVNLIDV; encoded by the coding sequence ATAGAAATTAAACATCATTTTCCCTTAAAGGAACACAATACTTTTGGTATTTCTGCTTTCGCTAAAGCGTACACAGCACCAGCATCCCTACACGAATTAAAAGAAGCCCTAGGTTATTACCACGATCAGGACGTTTTTCTACTAGGCGGTGGAAGTAATATGTTGCTTATTAATGATGTTCAAAAACCAGTCATTCATGTTCTTTTAAAAGGCATAGAGGTAACGGAAACAATAGAAAATGAGGTATATGTAAAAGTCATGGCAGGAGAAGACTGGCATGACTTTGTACTTTATTGCATGGAAAAAAACTTTGCAGGTATAGAAAACCTGTCCCTTATTCCCGGTAATGTAGGTACATCACCTATTCAAAACATAGGTGCATATGGAGTGGAACTCAAAGATACTTTTGACAGCTGTACGATCATAGATATCAAAACGTTAGAAGAAAAAACACTGTCTTTAGCCGACTGTAAATTTGGTTATCGAGATTCTGTTTTTAAAAATGAAGCAGCTGGCAAGTATGTCATTACCTCAGTAATTTTTAAGCTTACCGACCTTAACAAAACTGATAATTACGATTTTAAAACAAGCTACGGCGCTCTACAAGAAGAGTTGAAACGACTGGATGGTGATCTCAGTATTCAAAAAGTATCTCAAGCTGTGATCCATATTAGAAGCTCCAAATTGCCTGACCCTAAAATATTAGGTAATAGCGGTAGCTTTTTTAAGAACCCAGTTATTAAACGAGCTGAATATGAAGACCTGATAAGAATGCATCCAGAAATGCCTTCCTATCAAGTAGATGAAGAGCATGTAAAAGTTCCTGCTGGGTGGCTTATAGATCAGTCTGGATTTAAAGGGAAAAGGTATGGTGACGCCGGCATTCACGACAAGCAAGCGCTCGTATTGGTAAATCATGGTAACGCTACTGGGAAAGAAATCCTGGAAGTAGCTCATAAAGTTCAAAAAGCAGTTCACGATCGTTATGGAATAAAGATCGACACCGAGGTTAATTTAATTGATGTTTGA